The Hyphomicrobiales bacterium genome has a window encoding:
- a CDS encoding Acetyltransferase: protein MPLYSLDETRPDVPAEGAWWLAPDAHVIGRVRLAAGVGIWFGAVLRGDNEWITIGEGSNIQEGCVLHTDMGFPLTVGANCTIGHRAILHGCTIGENSLIGMGATVLNGAKIGRNCLVGANALVTEGKEFPDNSLIVGAPARAMRTLDDKAAAGITASAKAYVQRWRQFAAGLKPLD from the coding sequence ATGCCGCTCTATTCGCTCGATGAAACAAGGCCAGACGTGCCCGCCGAAGGCGCGTGGTGGCTGGCTCCGGACGCCCATGTGATCGGCCGGGTCCGGCTCGCGGCCGGCGTGGGGATCTGGTTCGGCGCGGTCCTGCGCGGCGACAACGAATGGATCACTATCGGTGAGGGCAGCAACATTCAGGAAGGCTGCGTGCTGCACACCGATATGGGGTTTCCCCTGACCGTCGGCGCGAATTGCACGATCGGCCACAGGGCGATCCTGCATGGCTGCACGATCGGGGAAAACAGCCTGATCGGGATGGGCGCGACCGTTCTGAACGGTGCGAAGATCGGCCGCAACTGTCTCGTCGGCGCCAATGCGCTGGTGACGGAGGGCAAGGAGTTTCCGGACAATTCGCTGATCGTCGGCGCGCCGGCGCGTGCGATGCGGACGCTGGACGACAAGGCGGCTGCGGGGATCACCGCCTCGGCAAAAGCCTATGTCCAGCGCTGGCGGCAATTCGCGGCGGGTCTGAAGCCGCTGGATTGA
- a CDS encoding hypothetical protein (Evidence 5 : Unknown function), with protein sequence MPDRRSRGRKHRAQRQDLEDDRRHQQQRESRDRGHHRRGSLGRRRPLGPPDRRQGRLRGLRAAQAQAAGRGGHPAPRHADDRGDRRGECRPRRADDPHQSRRLHPRQQAQRDPALEPDRLRLRQARVAVPHRLDFSGRRPDPDGRLGAALKEYAAAPQAAATRKARLGHVPTHPSPRIGFRQGRLSFGEAGPLAFGCS encoded by the coding sequence GTGCCGGACCGACGCTCGCGAGGCCGAAAGCATCGAGCTCAACGCCAAGATCTGGAAGACGATCGTCGCCACCAACAACAGCGTGAATCGCGAGATCGAGGCCATCACCGACGAGGATCACTGGGGCGTCGTCGACCGTTGGGACCTCCCGACCGACGGCAAGGGAGACTGCGAGGACTACGCGCTGCTCAAGCGCAAGCGGCTGGCCGAGGCGGGCATCCCGCGCCGCGCCATGCTGATGACCGTGGTGATCGACGAGGAGAATGCCGGCCACGCCGTGCTGATGATCCGCACCAATCGCGGCGACTTCATCCTCGACAACAAGCGCAACGCGATCCTGCCCTGGAGCCAGACCGGCTACGTCTACGTCAAGCGCGAGTCGCAGTACCGCACCGGCTGGACTTCTCTGGGCGGCGCCCAGACCCCGACGGTCGCCTCGGTGCAGCGCTGAAGGAATACGCCGCGGCTCCTCAGGCCGCGGCGACGAGGAAGGCGAGGCTCGGTCACGTCCCCACCCACCCGTCCCCAAGGATCGGGTTTCGCCAGGGCCGGCTTTCCTTCGGGGAGGCCGGCCCGCTCGCTTTTGGATGCAGCTGA
- a CDS encoding hypothetical protein (Evidence 5 : Unknown function) — translation MGHSVRGNGGDAVRVAASDQRPSRQIQRHCEPSGFAFGKPKDRLREAIQEDWEKSFTQSSWIASSLCSSQ, via the coding sequence GTGGGGCATTCAGTTAGAGGCAACGGCGGTGATGCGGTCAGGGTGGCCGCGTCGGACCAGCGGCCCTCAAGACAGATCCAGCGTCATTGCGAGCCCTCGGGTTTTGCCTTTGGCAAGCCCAAGGACAGGCTCCGCGAAGCAATCCAGGAGGACTGGGAGAAAAGTTTCACCCAGTCCTCCTGGATTGCTTCGTCGCTTTGCTCCTCGCAATAG
- a CDS encoding hypothetical protein (Evidence 5 : Unknown function), which produces MPLTECPTFGDFADHCRKHIAPKPRALLRGR; this is translated from the coding sequence TTGCCTCTAACTGAATGCCCCACCTTCGGCGACTTCGCGGATCACTGCCGGAAGCACATCGCTCCAAAGCCTCGCGCGCTGTTAAGAGGCAGGTAA
- a CDS encoding Transglutaminase → MFSLHRKFIRLALTALLGIGTASATQAQGSAGIPVASLPAEASGDARAPYAWLDFCKRSPSECRTDAREAESIELNAKIWKTIVATNNSVNREIEAITDEDHWGVVDRWDLPTDGKGDCEDYALLKRKRLAEAGIPRRAMLMTVVIDEENAGHAVLMIRTNRGDFILDNKRNAILPWSQTGYVYVKRESQYRTGWTSLGGAQTPTVASVQR, encoded by the coding sequence ATGTTTTCTCTTCATCGCAAATTCATCCGCCTCGCGCTGACGGCTCTGTTGGGCATCGGCACCGCTTCCGCCACGCAGGCTCAGGGCTCCGCCGGCATCCCGGTCGCCAGCCTGCCGGCCGAAGCTTCGGGCGATGCCCGTGCGCCCTATGCCTGGCTCGACTTCTGCAAGCGTAGCCCCTCCGAGTGCCGGACCGACGCTCGCGAGGCCGAAAGCATCGAGCTCAACGCCAAGATCTGGAAGACGATCGTCGCCACCAACAACAGCGTGAATCGCGAGATCGAGGCCATCACCGACGAGGATCACTGGGGCGTCGTCGACCGTTGGGACCTCCCGACCGACGGCAAGGGAGACTGCGAGGACTACGCGCTGCTCAAGCGCAAGCGGCTGGCCGAGGCGGGCATCCCGCGCCGCGCCATGCTGATGACCGTGGTGATCGACGAGGAGAATGCCGGCCACGCCGTGCTGATGATCCGCACCAATCGCGGCGACTTCATCCTCGACAACAAGCGCAACGCGATCCTGCCCTGGAGCCAGACCGGCTACGTCTACGTCAAGCGCGAGTCGCAGTACCGCACCGGCTGGACTTCTCTGGGCGGCGCCCAGACCCCGACGGTCGCCTCGGTGCAGCGCTGA
- a CDS encoding conserved hypothetical protein (Evidence 4 : Unknown function but conserved in other organisms), whose amino-acid sequence MTASLSHHRPGQQAANLTSMVRMRLQRPPAPLPRADGALLKAALMIVAAGALATGLAVYLTHRRVDEPTALQSARVGNVALLLPKDLTGLDEDDDASRLVGMVRLRLDWPSLGPAQPQNRKRLLITLSPPDKVNEPARQLATYARFLTPTVWSNPGGLVVRSFRKGSPFEGDEFFVSVPDGKGFAARCPIETAANLDEPCRITFQHRGMDVNIRFPRSIIADWAVMLGGVRRTLDGLIR is encoded by the coding sequence ATGACCGCGTCCCTTTCCCATCACCGGCCCGGCCAGCAGGCCGCCAATCTGACGTCGATGGTGCGCATGCGCTTGCAGCGGCCGCCCGCGCCGCTTCCGCGTGCCGACGGCGCATTGCTCAAGGCGGCGCTGATGATCGTGGCGGCGGGCGCGCTGGCAACGGGGCTAGCGGTCTATCTCACCCATCGCCGCGTCGATGAACCGACGGCGCTTCAATCCGCCCGCGTCGGCAACGTCGCCCTGCTGCTTCCGAAGGATCTCACCGGCCTCGACGAAGACGACGATGCCAGCCGCCTCGTCGGCATGGTCCGGCTGCGCCTCGACTGGCCGAGCCTCGGCCCGGCTCAGCCGCAGAACCGGAAGCGCCTGCTGATCACGCTGAGCCCGCCCGACAAGGTCAACGAACCGGCCCGCCAGCTCGCGACCTATGCCCGCTTCCTGACGCCGACGGTCTGGTCGAATCCCGGCGGCCTCGTCGTCCGCAGCTTCCGCAAGGGCTCACCCTTCGAAGGCGACGAGTTCTTCGTGTCAGTCCCGGACGGCAAGGGCTTCGCCGCCCGCTGCCCGATCGAGACCGCCGCCAATCTCGACGAGCCCTGCCGCATCACCTTCCAGCATCGCGGCATGGATGTGAACATCCGCTTCCCGCGCAGCATCATCGCCGACTGGGCAGTGATGCTCGGCGGCGTCCGGCGGACGCTCGACGGCTTGATCAGATAA
- a CDS encoding conserved membrane hypothetical protein (Evidence 4 : Unknown function but conserved in other organisms), which translates to MTLQPAALEALQSLFLGFAFAGLIASTFELFTARRAGFRLLQMGGLAAVASVPVVIFGAPFLILRYMMHGSRLEAPPFIFAMLAGMAAGIWSLVSGRVVLDLLHMLAA; encoded by the coding sequence GTGACCCTCCAGCCTGCCGCGCTCGAGGCGCTCCAGTCGCTGTTTCTCGGCTTCGCCTTCGCGGGGCTGATCGCCAGCACCTTCGAGCTGTTCACCGCGCGCCGTGCCGGCTTCAGGCTGTTGCAGATGGGCGGGCTCGCGGCCGTCGCCAGCGTGCCGGTCGTGATCTTCGGCGCGCCCTTCCTGATCCTGCGCTACATGATGCACGGCAGCCGGCTCGAAGCGCCTCCCTTCATCTTCGCGATGCTGGCCGGCATGGCCGCCGGAATCTGGAGCCTGGTGTCCGGCCGCGTGGTGCTCGACCTCCTGCATATGCTCGCCGCTTGA
- a CDS encoding Beta-lactamase family protein: MLTACSNRDGRPSMKPWLAPALAYVASWLDFQRRHHDQPGCAVAVASGGEVVLEAAFGSANLATGEALTPRHGFRIASHSKSFTSAGILRLVEQGRLRLDDKVGRLIDGLHPEIADATVAQVLSNSAGLTRDGPDAGQFLDRKPYCSKAELLADLAAPPVFPASQRFKYSNHGFALLGLVIEAVTGLSYSEWITDEVVSGAGLLETKADIELWGHRPMAKGHSGAQPLGRRVVIPADNPGYAMTSAAGFVATAADVARYFAQLSPKAETSILSALSRREMSRRLWPDDEASLGRHYGLGTISGGEAAWRWFGHSGGFQGFITRTCVFPEQDLTVAVLTNAIDGLAHPWLDGVAHILKTFAERGAPPADMQSWTGRWWTIWSASDLVPVGKHVLVASPALLTPFLDAPEITLETPDRGRITRASGFSSPGETAELQRDGSGSVRSVRLGGSRLVAEEEMRTEMLTRYGGAGT; encoded by the coding sequence ATGCTCACCGCCTGCAGCAACCGTGACGGACGCCCATCGATGAAGCCGTGGCTCGCCCCCGCCCTCGCCTATGTCGCGAGCTGGCTCGATTTCCAGCGCCGCCACCATGACCAGCCCGGCTGCGCCGTCGCGGTCGCGAGCGGTGGCGAGGTCGTGCTGGAAGCGGCCTTCGGCAGCGCCAATCTCGCGACCGGCGAAGCGCTGACGCCGCGCCACGGTTTCCGCATCGCCTCGCATTCCAAGAGCTTCACCTCGGCAGGCATCCTGCGCCTCGTCGAGCAGGGCCGTCTGCGGCTCGACGACAAGGTCGGCCGTTTAATCGACGGTCTCCATCCCGAGATCGCCGACGCCACCGTCGCGCAGGTGCTCTCGAACAGCGCGGGCCTGACCCGCGACGGCCCCGACGCCGGCCAGTTCCTCGACCGCAAGCCCTATTGCAGCAAGGCAGAGCTGCTCGCCGACCTCGCGGCGCCGCCGGTCTTCCCCGCCTCGCAGCGCTTCAAATATTCCAATCACGGCTTCGCCCTGCTCGGTCTCGTCATCGAGGCCGTGACCGGGCTGAGCTACAGCGAATGGATCACCGACGAGGTCGTCTCCGGGGCCGGACTGCTCGAAACCAAGGCCGATATCGAGCTCTGGGGCCACCGGCCGATGGCGAAGGGCCATAGCGGCGCTCAGCCGCTCGGCCGGCGCGTCGTCATTCCCGCCGACAATCCCGGTTACGCCATGACATCGGCCGCGGGCTTCGTCGCCACCGCCGCCGACGTCGCGCGCTATTTCGCCCAGCTCTCGCCGAAAGCCGAGACGAGCATCCTCTCCGCCCTCAGCCGCCGCGAGATGAGCCGCCGCCTCTGGCCGGATGACGAGGCCAGCCTCGGACGCCATTACGGTCTCGGCACCATCTCCGGCGGCGAAGCGGCCTGGCGCTGGTTCGGCCATTCCGGCGGCTTCCAGGGCTTCATCACCCGCACCTGCGTCTTCCCGGAGCAGGATCTCACCGTCGCGGTGCTGACCAACGCCATCGACGGCCTTGCCCACCCCTGGCTCGACGGCGTCGCCCATATCCTCAAAACCTTCGCCGAGCGCGGCGCACCGCCGGCCGATATGCAGAGCTGGACCGGCCGCTGGTGGACGATCTGGAGCGCGAGCGATCTCGTGCCGGTCGGGAAGCATGTCCTGGTCGCCTCTCCCGCACTGCTCACGCCGTTCCTCGATGCTCCCGAGATCACGCTGGAAACGCCCGACCGGGGCCGGATAACCCGCGCATCCGGCTTCAGCAGCCCCGGCGAGACCGCAGAGCTGCAGCGCGACGGCAGCGGATCCGTCCGCTCGGTCCGCCTCGGCGGCAGCCGCCTCGTCGCCGAGGAGGAGATGCGTACCGAAATGCTGACGCGATATGGCGGCGCAGGCACTTGA
- a CDS encoding conserved hypothetical protein (Evidence 4 : Unknown function but conserved in other organisms) gives MDKKELAKLEAYLRRTFNNHAISVRARMKKTDSAEVYLGEEFIGIIHVDDEDGDRSFNFTMAILDVDLED, from the coding sequence GTGGACAAGAAAGAACTCGCCAAGCTTGAAGCCTATCTGCGCCGCACCTTCAACAACCATGCGATCAGCGTGCGCGCCCGGATGAAGAAGACCGACTCGGCCGAGGTCTATCTGGGCGAGGAGTTCATCGGCATCATCCATGTCGATGACGAGGATGGCGACCGCTCGTTCAACTTCACCATGGCGATCCTCGACGTTGATCTCGAGGACTGA